A single genomic interval of Bradyrhizobium sp. sBnM-33 harbors:
- a CDS encoding tripartite tricarboxylate transporter TctB family protein, with amino-acid sequence MTTGSSSNTGPTHKLVEAGVTLLIALFGVIVIAGSLKAGINWGAEGPRAGFFPFYIGLFIVASSGINLWNGLREDNDGLFAEWGQLRQVLSVVIPTAIYVGAMPFTGLYVASIIFIAWFMRWLGKYRWLTVLAVAFGMPIVTYFIFERWFMVPLPKGPVEEWLDL; translated from the coding sequence ATGACAACAGGCAGTTCGAGCAACACCGGCCCGACCCACAAGCTCGTGGAAGCAGGCGTCACCCTACTGATCGCCCTGTTCGGAGTGATCGTGATCGCCGGCAGCCTCAAGGCGGGGATCAATTGGGGCGCTGAGGGCCCCCGCGCCGGGTTCTTCCCATTCTATATCGGGCTTTTCATCGTCGCTTCCAGCGGGATCAATCTGTGGAACGGGCTGCGCGAAGACAATGACGGACTGTTCGCGGAGTGGGGACAGCTTCGTCAGGTTCTGAGCGTCGTCATTCCGACAGCCATCTATGTCGGCGCTATGCCATTCACTGGGCTCTACGTCGCTTCGATCATCTTCATCGCATGGTTCATGCGATGGCTGGGCAAATACCGCTGGCTTACCGTGCTGGCGGTGGCGTTCGGCATGCCCATTGTCACCTACTTCATTTTCGAACGCTGGTTCATGGTCCCGCTTCCCAAGGGGCCGGTTGAAGAGTGGCTCGATCTGTAA
- a CDS encoding tripartite tricarboxylate transporter permease encodes MEELVNLFHGFAVALQPFNIMVMVLGIVLGVIIGVLPGLGGANGVAILLPLTFSMPPTSAIIMLSCIYWGALFGGAITSILFNIPGEPWSVATTFDGYPMAQQGKAGEALTAAFTSSFVGALFAVVMITLVAPLVAGFALQFGPAEKFAVYFLAFCSFVGLSKEPPFKTIAAMMIGFALAAVGLDSITGQLRLTFGFTPLLNGFDFLIAVIGLFGIGEILLTMEEGLAFRGGKAKINLRVVLQTWKELPKYWMTSLRSCFIGCWMGVTPAGATPASFMSYGIAKRMAKNGKNFGKGEIEGVVAPETAAHAAGTSALLPMLSLGVPGSPTAAVLLGGLLIWGLQPGPMLFVEQKEFVWGLIASMYLGNIVGLIVVLTCVPIFAAILRVPFSIIAPLILVLCAIGAYSVHSSTFDVMLMLVFGVIGYLLKKCNYPLAPLVLAIVLGDKAEEAFRQSLLGSQGSFGVFLSNPLVSTIMILGLIALFWSLIQEGYSRLRSAATA; translated from the coding sequence ATGGAAGAACTCGTCAATCTTTTTCACGGCTTTGCAGTCGCGCTGCAGCCGTTCAATATCATGGTGATGGTCCTCGGCATCGTGCTCGGCGTCATCATCGGCGTGCTCCCGGGACTGGGCGGCGCCAACGGCGTTGCCATCCTGTTGCCGCTGACATTCTCGATGCCGCCGACCTCGGCCATCATCATGCTGTCCTGCATTTACTGGGGCGCGTTGTTCGGCGGAGCGATCACCTCGATTCTCTTCAACATACCCGGCGAACCATGGTCGGTAGCCACCACGTTCGACGGCTATCCGATGGCGCAGCAGGGCAAGGCCGGCGAAGCACTGACGGCCGCCTTCACCTCCTCCTTCGTCGGCGCGCTGTTCGCAGTCGTCATGATCACGCTGGTCGCGCCGTTGGTTGCAGGTTTTGCACTGCAATTCGGGCCTGCGGAGAAATTCGCGGTCTATTTCCTGGCGTTCTGCAGCTTCGTCGGCCTCAGTAAGGAGCCACCGTTCAAGACCATCGCGGCCATGATGATCGGCTTTGCGCTTGCCGCTGTTGGACTCGATTCCATCACCGGCCAGCTGCGGCTGACATTCGGCTTCACCCCATTGCTGAACGGGTTCGACTTCCTCATCGCGGTGATTGGACTGTTCGGTATCGGCGAAATCCTGCTGACGATGGAAGAAGGGCTCGCCTTCCGCGGTGGAAAAGCCAAGATCAATCTGCGGGTCGTGCTGCAGACCTGGAAGGAATTGCCCAAATACTGGATGACCTCGTTGCGCTCCTGCTTCATCGGCTGCTGGATGGGCGTTACGCCGGCGGGCGCTACTCCGGCCTCGTTCATGAGCTACGGCATCGCCAAGCGCATGGCGAAGAACGGCAAGAACTTCGGCAAGGGCGAGATCGAAGGCGTGGTCGCGCCGGAAACCGCGGCCCACGCCGCGGGCACCTCCGCCCTGCTGCCGATGCTCTCGCTCGGCGTGCCGGGCTCTCCGACGGCTGCGGTGTTGCTCGGCGGCCTGTTGATCTGGGGCCTGCAGCCCGGACCGATGCTGTTTGTCGAACAGAAGGAATTCGTCTGGGGCCTGATCGCCTCGATGTATCTCGGCAACATTGTCGGCCTGATTGTCGTGCTGACCTGCGTGCCGATCTTCGCGGCAATCCTGCGCGTGCCCTTCAGCATCATTGCACCGCTTATCCTGGTGCTCTGCGCGATCGGCGCCTATTCAGTCCATAGCAGCACATTTGACGTCATGCTGATGCTGGTGTTCGGCGTGATCGGTTATCTGCTCAAGAAGTGCAACTATCCCCTCGCGCCGCTGGTGCTGGCGATCGTGCTCGGCGACAAGGCCGAAGAGGCCTTCCGCCAATCGCTTCTGGGATCCCAGGGATCGTTTGGGGTATTCCTTTCCAATCCGCTGGTCAGCACGATCATGATCCTGGGATTGATCGCGCTGTTCTGGTCGCTCATTCAGGAAGGATATAGCCGCCTGCGATCTGCGGCGACCGCATGA
- the oxlT gene encoding oxalate/formate MFS antiporter codes for MTDTVHGAAPVAEARVSDAYRWTQLAIGVAAMVMIANYQYGWTFFVPDIQQKFGWDRASIQWAFTLFVLFETWLVPVEGWFVDKYGPRLVVLIGGILCAIGWAINAQATTLNGFYLGMIIAGIGAGGVYGTCVGNALKWFPDKRGLAAGITAAGFGAGSALTVAPIQAMIKDSGFQTTFLYFGLGQGIIIVILAFLMFSPKAGQVPTVQNSNVIQTRRNYQPTEVIRQPIFWLMYFMFVIVGAGGLMVTANLKPIAVDWKVDSVPVTLMAVTMTAVTFAATIDRVLNGLTRPFFGWISDMIGRENTMFIAFGMEGIGIWGLYMLGHDPVWFVLLSGFVFFAWGEIYSLFPSTCTDTFGSKFAATNAGLLYTAKGTAALLVPVANYMQQSSGTWDTVFIVAAGANILASLLAIAVLKPWRKSVVAKSQIAA; via the coding sequence ATGACGGATACAGTGCACGGAGCAGCCCCCGTCGCGGAGGCTCGAGTGAGCGATGCCTATCGCTGGACTCAATTGGCCATAGGCGTCGCCGCAATGGTGATGATCGCGAACTACCAATATGGTTGGACGTTCTTCGTCCCCGACATCCAGCAGAAATTCGGATGGGATCGCGCCTCAATCCAGTGGGCATTTACGCTGTTCGTGCTGTTCGAGACCTGGCTGGTGCCGGTCGAGGGCTGGTTCGTCGATAAATACGGCCCGCGCCTCGTCGTCCTGATCGGCGGCATCCTCTGCGCCATCGGATGGGCGATCAACGCCCAGGCGACCACGCTCAACGGCTTCTATCTAGGCATGATCATCGCAGGCATCGGCGCGGGTGGCGTGTACGGCACCTGCGTCGGCAACGCGCTGAAATGGTTTCCCGACAAGCGCGGCCTTGCTGCCGGCATCACCGCCGCCGGATTCGGCGCAGGCTCGGCGCTGACCGTTGCGCCGATCCAGGCCATGATCAAGGACTCCGGCTTCCAGACCACCTTCCTCTATTTCGGTCTCGGCCAAGGCATCATCATCGTCATTCTCGCCTTCCTGATGTTCTCGCCGAAAGCGGGACAGGTGCCAACGGTTCAGAACAGCAACGTGATCCAGACCCGGCGCAACTATCAACCCACGGAAGTGATCCGTCAGCCGATCTTCTGGCTGATGTATTTCATGTTCGTGATCGTCGGCGCCGGCGGATTGATGGTGACCGCCAACCTCAAGCCGATCGCCGTCGACTGGAAAGTCGACAGCGTACCGGTGACGCTGATGGCGGTGACGATGACAGCCGTGACGTTCGCAGCCACCATCGATCGCGTCCTCAACGGCCTGACCCGTCCGTTCTTCGGCTGGATCTCCGACATGATCGGCCGCGAGAACACCATGTTCATCGCCTTCGGCATGGAGGGCATCGGCATCTGGGGTCTCTACATGCTGGGCCACGACCCGGTCTGGTTCGTGCTGCTGTCGGGCTTCGTGTTCTTTGCTTGGGGCGAGATCTATTCCCTCTTCCCATCGACCTGCACCGACACATTCGGCTCGAAGTTCGCGGCGACCAATGCCGGCCTGCTCTACACGGCAAAGGGCACCGCGGCGCTTTTGGTGCCGGTGGCGAACTACATGCAGCAGTCGTCGGGCACCTGGGACACCGTGTTCATCGTCGCGGCCGGCGCGAATATCCTGGCCTCGCTGCTGGCGATCGCGGTGCTAAAACCTTGGCGCAAGTCGGTGGTCGCCAAATCGCAGATTGCGGCCTGA
- a CDS encoding CBS domain-containing protein, translating into MQVEDILRKKAARVATVRMNETVAIAAQLMRSGNISALVVKDVVRTEGNTAVGMFTERDVVRAIAEYGAAGVNMRVSQFISVQQLVSCTSTDTLEHVRHLMSKHHIRHVPVIDNYSLIGVISIRDITTAFDDEATPFKLAASA; encoded by the coding sequence ATGCAAGTCGAAGATATCCTGCGCAAGAAAGCCGCCCGTGTCGCAACGGTCCGTATGAACGAGACCGTCGCCATTGCCGCACAACTGATGCGCTCCGGCAATATCAGCGCGCTGGTCGTGAAGGATGTCGTCCGCACCGAAGGCAACACGGCGGTCGGCATGTTCACCGAACGCGACGTGGTTCGCGCGATAGCCGAATACGGCGCAGCCGGCGTGAACATGCGCGTTTCGCAATTCATTTCGGTGCAGCAGCTTGTCTCCTGCACCTCGACGGATACGCTCGAGCATGTCCGTCACCTCATGAGCAAGCACCACATCCGCCACGTCCCGGTGATCGACAATTACAGCCTGATCGGCGTGATCAGCATTCGCGACATCACGACCGCGTTTGACGACGAGGCAACGCCCTTCAAGTTGGCCGCGTCGGCCTGA
- a CDS encoding ketopantoate reductase family protein produces MARDILILGASYGSLLATKLLMAGRNVTLVCRKQTAELINRDGTEVRIKLRDEAAHRPIFSRDLPGILDAVEPADVDPSRYDLVGLAMQEPQYTNPAVQALMIKIAEAKLPCLSIMNMPPLPYLKRIPALAKMELEEAYTNAAVWERFQPGLVTLCSPDPQAFRPPEEAANVLHVGLPTNFKAASFADEKHNLLLRELEADIDAVKLDGQDVPVKLKVFNSMFVPLAKWSMLLTGNYRCITPQEPQSIRDAVHGDINLSQSIYDHVDAIAQRLGADPTDQVPFEKYAKAAESLLKPSSAARAVAGGSPSIERVDLLVKLISHQLGVPNAEIDRTVQIVNQKLNESVATVSA; encoded by the coding sequence ATGGCGCGTGACATTCTGATCCTTGGAGCCTCGTACGGCTCATTGCTGGCGACAAAGCTTTTGATGGCGGGTCGCAACGTGACCCTGGTTTGCCGAAAGCAGACGGCAGAACTCATCAATCGCGACGGCACGGAAGTTCGCATCAAGCTGCGCGACGAGGCGGCCCACCGGCCGATCTTCTCGCGCGACCTGCCTGGGATCCTGGACGCGGTCGAGCCCGCCGACGTCGATCCTTCCCGTTACGATCTGGTTGGTCTTGCCATGCAGGAACCGCAATATACCAACCCTGCGGTCCAGGCTCTGATGATCAAAATCGCCGAGGCGAAGCTGCCTTGTCTTTCGATCATGAACATGCCGCCCTTGCCCTACCTCAAACGGATCCCGGCCCTCGCGAAAATGGAATTGGAGGAGGCCTATACCAACGCCGCGGTGTGGGAGCGCTTCCAGCCGGGGCTGGTGACGCTCTGCTCGCCCGATCCGCAGGCCTTCCGCCCGCCGGAAGAGGCGGCGAACGTGCTTCATGTCGGCCTGCCCACTAACTTCAAGGCTGCGTCATTTGCGGATGAGAAACATAACCTGCTGCTTCGGGAGCTCGAAGCCGACATCGATGCAGTGAAGCTGGACGGTCAGGACGTTCCGGTGAAGCTCAAAGTGTTCAATTCGATGTTCGTCCCTCTGGCAAAATGGTCGATGCTGTTGACGGGGAATTATCGCTGCATCACGCCGCAGGAGCCGCAATCGATCCGCGACGCGGTGCACGGCGATATCAATCTCTCGCAGTCGATCTATGACCATGTCGATGCCATTGCCCAGCGTCTGGGCGCCGATCCCACGGATCAGGTCCCTTTCGAGAAATACGCCAAAGCTGCGGAAAGCCTTCTCAAGCCCTCGTCGGCGGCCCGGGCGGTCGCTGGTGGCTCGCCTTCTATCGAGCGCGTCGACCTGCTGGTGAAGCTGATTTCGCATCAGCTTGGCGTACCCAATGCCGAAATCGACCGCACGGTCCAGATCGTCAATCAGAAACTGAATGAGAGCGTCGCCACCGTATCTGCTTAG
- a CDS encoding FAD-dependent monooxygenase: MNDRLDVAIVGAGIGGLAAAIALRARGMNVSVFEEAESPREAGAGISIPPNAATLLKRTGLCDALGNITTTSQGLTLRTSRGELVPRPPSAPAMQSYQFHRVELLDMLLGVVKGTVRFGYRCIAVDDTETRARLTFANGAVCVADLVIGADGIHSMVQREIGLTARPTSEGIVAYRGLVQSQKLSWAAELRGLNMWMGHGRSFICFPVSQGRLINVVAFVPSTRDMEETWFATGDIKALAGAYEGWDAPVQDMIAALDQTFRWGIYDRPPLPYWSRGCVTLLGDAAHPMVPHFGQGAGQAIEDGFALAVLLEHAKRDEIPARLKAYQDLRLERTSRVQAASRLAGRFYRSADDDPSKQAERMRGWMSAAAWIFPYDAEEAAASLL; this comes from the coding sequence ATGAACGACAGGCTGGATGTTGCGATCGTTGGCGCGGGAATTGGTGGCCTGGCCGCTGCAATCGCATTGCGCGCGCGGGGCATGAACGTTTCGGTTTTCGAAGAGGCGGAGTCCCCGCGTGAGGCCGGCGCCGGCATATCCATTCCCCCGAATGCGGCGACCTTGCTGAAACGCACCGGGCTTTGCGACGCGCTCGGGAACATTACCACAACGAGCCAGGGACTGACGCTGCGAACGTCACGGGGAGAGCTCGTTCCGAGACCGCCCTCGGCGCCCGCGATGCAGAGCTATCAGTTTCACCGTGTCGAGCTTCTCGACATGCTGCTGGGTGTGGTGAAAGGGACGGTCAGATTTGGGTACCGGTGCATTGCCGTCGATGACACGGAAACCCGCGCCCGACTGACTTTTGCCAATGGTGCCGTTTGCGTAGCGGATCTGGTCATAGGGGCTGATGGCATTCATTCGATGGTCCAGCGCGAGATAGGCCTGACGGCGCGCCCGACCAGCGAAGGCATCGTGGCCTATAGAGGCCTCGTGCAGTCGCAGAAACTCTCATGGGCCGCAGAATTGCGTGGCCTGAACATGTGGATGGGGCACGGTCGCAGCTTCATCTGCTTCCCGGTGTCGCAGGGGCGCCTGATTAACGTCGTCGCGTTCGTTCCGAGCACGCGCGACATGGAGGAAACCTGGTTCGCGACGGGCGACATCAAAGCGCTCGCTGGCGCGTATGAGGGCTGGGATGCGCCCGTCCAAGATATGATCGCTGCGCTCGACCAGACGTTTCGCTGGGGCATCTATGATCGGCCGCCATTGCCATACTGGTCGCGCGGGTGCGTCACCCTTCTCGGTGATGCCGCTCATCCAATGGTGCCGCATTTCGGCCAAGGCGCCGGACAAGCCATCGAGGACGGCTTCGCGCTGGCTGTTTTGCTCGAGCACGCAAAACGAGACGAGATCCCGGCGCGATTGAAGGCTTACCAGGATCTGAGATTGGAGCGGACCAGCCGCGTGCAAGCCGCCTCGCGCCTGGCCGGCCGGTTCTATCGATCCGCAGACGACGATCCATCGAAGCAGGCCGAAAGGATGCGAGGCTGGATGTCGGCGGCGGCATGGATCTTTCCATACGATGCCGAGGAGGCAGCGGCGTCATTGCTGTAG
- a CDS encoding ABC transporter substrate-binding protein → MIRPAILAALSLSVITLSPVAGADKRYGPGVTDTEIRIGQTVPYSGPISSLSRFGRIEAAYLSMINAAGGINGRQVKLISLDDAFAPPKTVEQTRKLVEGEGVLAIVGSVGTPTNLAVARYLNSKQVPQILLLASTPKLDDPDNLPWTTTFMMPQPVETRIYTEYLLRSKPDAKIAVIYQNDDLGKGNLAGFKAALGSHAAMVVGEAAYDITDPTIDSQIVALKASGADTLFHASNARFAAQAVRKAHELGWKVQHVLLSGVSGISAVLAPAGLAASTGAVTAVWLKSPEDSMWDADEGMKAYRAFMKEWAPNEPLDDAVFPYATAQIIVDILKKCGDDLSRENLIRQATNVRDLQLSMFLPGVTINITPAQRIGWRKARMARFDGARWVLLDEVIGD, encoded by the coding sequence ATGATCCGTCCGGCGATCCTTGCTGCGCTAAGTCTCTCGGTCATCACCCTTTCACCGGTTGCCGGGGCTGACAAGAGATACGGCCCCGGCGTCACCGATACCGAGATCAGGATTGGCCAGACAGTTCCCTATAGCGGGCCGATCTCGTCGCTGAGCCGTTTCGGCCGGATTGAAGCCGCCTATCTCAGCATGATCAACGCGGCCGGCGGCATCAATGGCCGCCAAGTGAAGCTCATTTCGCTCGACGACGCCTTTGCGCCGCCGAAGACGGTGGAGCAGACGCGCAAGCTGGTGGAAGGCGAGGGCGTGCTTGCGATCGTTGGATCGGTCGGCACTCCGACCAATCTTGCCGTAGCGAGGTATCTCAACAGCAAGCAAGTTCCGCAGATCCTGCTGCTTGCCAGCACCCCGAAGCTCGACGACCCCGACAATCTGCCATGGACGACCACGTTCATGATGCCGCAGCCCGTCGAGACCCGGATCTATACGGAGTATCTGCTGCGAAGCAAGCCCGACGCGAAGATCGCGGTCATCTATCAGAATGACGACCTCGGAAAGGGCAATTTGGCGGGCTTCAAGGCGGCGCTCGGATCACACGCTGCGATGGTCGTAGGTGAGGCTGCCTACGACATCACGGACCCGACGATCGATTCACAAATTGTGGCGCTCAAGGCCTCCGGCGCCGACACGCTGTTTCATGCCTCCAACGCGCGGTTCGCCGCACAGGCCGTCCGCAAGGCGCACGAGCTCGGCTGGAAAGTCCAGCATGTCCTGCTGTCCGGCGTCAGCGGAATTTCGGCGGTCCTCGCGCCGGCGGGGCTTGCGGCCTCGACCGGCGCGGTCACGGCGGTCTGGCTGAAGTCGCCTGAAGATTCCATGTGGGACGCCGATGAAGGCATGAAGGCGTATCGCGCCTTCATGAAGGAGTGGGCGCCGAACGAACCGCTCGACGACGCCGTCTTCCCGTATGCGACCGCGCAGATCATCGTCGATATCTTGAAGAAATGCGGCGACGATCTTTCCCGCGAAAATCTGATCAGACAGGCCACCAACGTCCGCGACTTGCAGCTGTCGATGTTCCTGCCGGGCGTGACAATCAACATCACCCCCGCGCAGCGGATTGGATGGCGAAAGGCCAGGATGGCCCGCTTCGACGGGGCCAGATGGGTACTGCTCGATGAGGTCATCGGCGACTGA
- a CDS encoding winged helix-turn-helix domain-containing tetratricopeptide repeat protein, with translation MDLARELLLDRNGKVVPLRPRAWLVLQLLAARAGRLVSKDEILDAVWSDCEVTEDSLVQAIGDIRRALGMAGRVALRTLPRRGYMLAVDGEPVDSTLPSAVAPSTPSDVGDVSASSAVPHLSIVVLPFTSLGGDPAQDYFVDGVTESLTTDLSRIAGSFVIARNTAFTFKGKAIDVRQIGRELNVRYVLEGSVQRGDNRFRLNAQLTETETGSHVWAERFDKPAADLLDMQDEIVSRLANTLNAELIKAEARRAERSPRPDAMDLYFQGRAFINKGVTPAFMAQARDFFVRALALDPGNVEAAVAAAQIDVSMGSAFLTDDASVHFDAAESALKSALFIAPNHPRAHMLLGAVLLQTNRTAQGITECQQSLMLDRNLADAHGFIGLGKYQLGHGEEVEGHIQEALRLSPRDTRTYLWFMFVGMGKLTSNAEHEAIDWFRRSLQANRNHALSHFQFAAALALVGDLKEARSVAAAGLALDPSFTIRRYRINAKGDNPAYLAKRECFYEGMRLAGLPEG, from the coding sequence GTGGACTTGGCGCGTGAACTGTTGCTCGACAGAAACGGCAAAGTTGTCCCGCTCCGCCCTCGCGCCTGGCTGGTGCTCCAGCTGCTTGCCGCACGGGCCGGACGGCTGGTCAGCAAGGACGAGATCCTGGATGCGGTCTGGTCGGACTGTGAGGTGACGGAAGACTCCCTCGTCCAGGCCATTGGCGACATCAGGCGCGCCCTGGGAATGGCGGGGCGAGTAGCCCTGAGAACCCTGCCCCGCCGCGGCTACATGCTCGCCGTGGATGGAGAGCCAGTCGACAGCACGCTGCCATCGGCCGTTGCGCCCTCGACACCCTCCGACGTTGGAGACGTATCAGCTTCATCCGCGGTGCCGCATCTGTCCATCGTCGTTCTGCCGTTCACGAGTCTCGGCGGCGATCCCGCGCAGGACTATTTCGTCGATGGCGTGACCGAAAGCCTCACTACGGACCTCTCGCGCATCGCCGGCTCCTTCGTCATCGCGCGCAACACCGCGTTCACGTTCAAGGGAAAAGCCATCGACGTCAGGCAGATCGGCCGCGAGCTTAATGTACGCTATGTGCTGGAAGGGTCGGTGCAGCGCGGCGACAATCGTTTTCGCTTGAATGCTCAGTTGACCGAAACCGAGACCGGAAGTCATGTCTGGGCCGAGCGCTTCGACAAACCGGCCGCTGACCTGTTGGACATGCAGGATGAGATCGTATCCCGGCTCGCCAATACCCTGAATGCGGAGCTCATCAAGGCCGAAGCGCGACGCGCGGAACGGTCGCCACGCCCGGACGCGATGGATTTGTACTTTCAGGGCAGAGCTTTCATCAACAAGGGCGTTACGCCGGCGTTCATGGCGCAAGCGCGAGACTTCTTCGTGCGTGCCCTTGCTCTTGATCCCGGCAATGTCGAAGCCGCGGTCGCCGCGGCCCAGATCGACGTGTCCATGGGCTCAGCCTTCCTGACCGATGACGCATCCGTACACTTTGATGCCGCAGAGAGTGCGTTGAAAAGCGCGCTATTCATTGCGCCCAATCATCCCAGGGCCCACATGCTGCTTGGTGCGGTTCTGCTGCAGACGAACCGCACGGCTCAAGGTATCACCGAATGTCAGCAGTCACTGATGCTGGATAGGAATCTGGCCGATGCCCATGGATTCATCGGGCTTGGCAAATATCAATTGGGTCACGGCGAGGAAGTCGAGGGACATATCCAGGAGGCGCTTCGGCTTTCTCCGCGTGATACGCGCACCTACCTGTGGTTCATGTTTGTCGGGATGGGCAAGCTGACCAGCAACGCGGAGCACGAGGCAATCGACTGGTTTCGCCGGAGCCTCCAGGCCAACCGGAATCACGCGCTCTCACATTTTCAATTCGCAGCCGCGTTGGCGCTGGTGGGAGACCTGAAAGAGGCGCGATCTGTCGCCGCGGCCGGACTCGCGCTCGATCCCAGCTTCACGATCCGCCGCTACCGCATCAACGCCAAAGGCGACAACCCGGCCTATCTCGCCAAACGCGAATGCTTCTACGAGGGGATGCGTTTGGCCGGCCTGCCGGAGGGGTAA
- a CDS encoding fructose-1,6-bisphosphatase: MRLTLSVIKADIGSVGGHTKPSTRMMAAVEGEVAKAICDGLLIDAFVCHTGDDIAIIMTHTRGEGSSEVHQLAWKAFLAATSVAKTSGLYGAGQDLLVDAPSGNVRGAGPGVAELSFDHSLSGSRPAESFMVFAADKCGPGAYNLPLYLAFADPMYCAGLMLPPMIKGFRFHVIDMDNTAGDSVIELDAPADGYHIAALLRDNERFGIDRIVSRTHGEVAVAVSAQRLHAIAGKYTGKDDPVAIVRNQGIFPAPEEIVSPFAKAHFVGGDARGSHVMPLMPVPINTPVTGMYCLPIVSCAGFSIDKDGRFSESYTDFFDNPAWDEVRRRAQRKAIEMRSQGWSGAAMLPYSELEYGGFRDTVSSLLKRFQVRKERKPEAAE, from the coding sequence ATGAGACTCACACTTTCGGTTATCAAGGCCGACATAGGCTCCGTTGGCGGTCACACGAAACCATCTACACGCATGATGGCGGCTGTCGAGGGCGAGGTCGCGAAGGCGATCTGCGATGGCCTGCTGATCGACGCTTTCGTCTGCCACACCGGCGACGACATTGCGATCATCATGACGCACACACGGGGCGAAGGGAGCTCCGAGGTGCATCAACTTGCCTGGAAGGCGTTCCTCGCGGCCACCTCGGTCGCGAAAACCTCCGGGCTTTATGGCGCCGGCCAGGATCTTCTCGTCGACGCACCGTCCGGAAACGTTCGTGGCGCCGGGCCGGGCGTCGCCGAGCTCAGCTTCGACCACAGCCTCTCGGGCTCGAGACCTGCGGAGTCCTTCATGGTGTTCGCCGCCGACAAATGCGGCCCCGGCGCCTACAACCTGCCGCTCTACCTCGCCTTTGCCGATCCAATGTATTGCGCCGGGCTGATGCTGCCCCCGATGATCAAGGGATTCCGTTTCCATGTCATCGACATGGACAACACGGCCGGCGACAGCGTGATCGAACTCGACGCGCCCGCGGATGGCTACCACATTGCCGCGCTGCTCCGCGACAACGAGCGCTTTGGCATTGATCGCATCGTTTCGCGGACCCATGGCGAGGTCGCCGTCGCCGTTTCGGCGCAGCGTCTTCACGCGATCGCAGGCAAGTACACCGGCAAGGACGATCCGGTCGCGATCGTCAGGAACCAGGGGATTTTCCCGGCGCCCGAAGAAATCGTCTCGCCGTTCGCGAAGGCGCATTTCGTGGGCGGCGATGCGCGCGGCTCGCACGTGATGCCGCTCATGCCTGTGCCAATTAACACACCGGTGACAGGCATGTACTGCCTCCCGATCGTTTCCTGCGCCGGCTTCTCGATCGACAAGGACGGCCGATTCTCGGAGTCCTATACCGATTTCTTCGACAACCCGGCGTGGGACGAGGTCCGCCGACGCGCCCAGCGCAAGGCCATCGAGATGCGCAGCCAGGGCTGGTCCGGCGCCGCGATGCTCCCCTATTCCGAGCTGGAGTATGGTGGCTTCCGCGACACCGTGTCCTCACTGCTGAAGCGCTTTCAGGTGCGCAAGGAGCGCAAGCCGGAAGCGGCTGAGTAA